In Nitrososphaerota archaeon, the genomic stretch TCAGATTTAGAAGATAAATTTTATGAAAGGAATAAAAGACAACTTTATTTATTTGATCCTAATGCTCCTAGAGATATTAAACCTGTTGTAAAACAAGCAAAAGAACTTTATGAAGAAGGATATGCTTTATCTACTTTTAGTTGTCTTTTTGGAATGGTTGAAGCTCCATGGTATTATAGAGGAATGAAAAATTGGTTTATAGATTTAGTTAAAAGACCAAAATTAGCACGTAAAATGATCGAGTTAGTATCGAAAGTTGTTATAGAGTATGATAAATTTGTCATTGATACATTAGGTGATTATCTTACAGAAATAATAGGTGGAGGAGATGTAGCTACACAATATTCAATGCAATATTCACCTAAGCTTTTTAGGGAGTATTTTGAGGAAGTAGAACGTTCCTATGTAAATACTATTAAGAAAAAGGCTCCGCATATAAAACTTTGTTGGCATGGATGTGGAGCTATGAGGCCAGTTATTAATGATATAATAGAATGGGGATACGATATACTTAATCCTATTCAGCCATATGCAGGTATTAATACTCCTTTTAATATGGATCCAGCTTCTTTAAAAGAAGAATATGGGGATAGGATTTGTTTTGAAGGTGCAATAGATATTCAAAGAGTTTTACCTTTTGGATCAATAAAAGACGTAGAAGAAGAAGTTAAAAAAAGAATAAAACAATTAGCACCTGGCGGAGGATATATTTTAGCACCATCTCATAATTTTCAAGCCGATACTTCAGGAGAAAAAATTGTTGCAGTATATGATTATGCTATGAAGTATGGAAAGTATCCTATTAAAATTTAACCTTATTTTTTAGCAAGCCACTTAACTGCTTGAATCCAAAACTTTTCATAGTATTTCCATTTCATAAAGTTTATTCCCCAATGTGGGCATGGATCTGACGTAAAGACCATAACTCTTCCTTTTCCATATTCCCATACTGCTATGAATGGATCATTTTCTTCTCCAATTGTTGCTAATATTTCAGTATTTTCTTTAGGTAAAGTTTTATTATAACCTAGAAAAGGCGGGCACTCATTCCAAGGTATATCCTTCATTATAGGATGTTTATTATTTATAACTTTTACTTTTGCTCCTTCAGGAGTTTCTACTCTATCATCTCCACTTAATATTTTAACAGGTAATACTTCAGCTACTGGAGTATTTTGCCACCCTCCTCTACCATATCTTCCTGAAAATGTAAACCAACTGCCTGCCATTATTAAGCCTCCCCCCTCTTTAATAAATTCTCTTATTGATTTTAATCTATTTGGCATAGCGATTGTTTTACCCCATTCAGAAGGCATATAAAATTCTGGATAAAAGTATAATGTATCTGCATCTACATCGCTTAATATTAAAACATCATAATTTTTAAGTTCTTCTACAGTTTTAGGAAATTGACTATAAGCATCCCAACTAGTCATATATCTTAAATTAATTTCAGGATTTTTTTGAAAAACATCAATAAGTGGTTTAGCTACTATGCTTACATTGAATTCTTTTATTTCCATTATGAATGGTGATGCTATAAAAATGGGTCCTATTAATGTAACACTATCTCCTACGTATAGAACACGTATACTCATATTCTTCTCAAAAAAATTTTTACTTAATAAAAATATATAAATTTTTCGGAAAATAAAATTTTTATTTTACAAAAATGAATTTATATATAATGAGTGCCCATATAAAAATTATTCCAATAGGAATTATAAGAACATCTGCAAGTGAAGAAGAAATTAAAAATAGTTATGAGGGAGTTGAGGGTATTATAGAAATTTTTGAGGAATTTTCAACTGGACTTGAAGGAATAGATGGTTTTTCTCATTTAATAATTGTTTTTTGGATGAATAAAGTTAGTGAAGAAAATAGAAAAACTTTAAAAGTTAAGCATAGAAGACTTTTAAGATTTGGTTTTAAAGAGAGCGAACTTGGACCAGAAGTAGGAGTTTTTTGTACAGATTCTCCTCATAGGCCTAATCCTATAGGTATAACTATAGTTGAACTTATTAATAGAGAAGGGAGATTCCTTAAAGTTAAGGGTTTAGATGCATTTGATGGAACTCCAGTAATTGATATAAAGCCATATACTTATGATAGAAGAGTAGAAAATATAAAAGTTCCAACATGGTTTGAAAATATTCTTGAAAAACTTAAGATTAAAGGAATTAAAATGAAAAATATTTAAGAATTTATTAATGTAAGAGCAGCGTAAGGTATAGCTAAAATTTTTAATTTCTCATTTATTTCTTTATCAATAAAATCTTGTAGATTATCAATGGCTTCTATATTAAGTAAAGTTGTAATTTCATTATTTAACTTATTATTATTCGTATAAATATAAAGTTCTGGTTTACCATTTATAAAAATATCATAAAGCTTATACATTACAGCGCCAGCAAAACTTTCAACATTATTTTTTAAAACTTCCTTTAAAAGTTGGTTTTTATTCATATTCTTCTTCTTAATTTTTTCAGCAATCTCAATTAATTCAGGCCATTGATGACCTAATCTACAAGAAGCTATTAATAATATTTTTCCATCCTTCTTACATGCTTTATAGGCAGTAAAAACTGCTTTTATTGCTTGTACAAAATCTATATCTTCTTTACCTCCAGGAGAAACGATTACTATATCATATTTTTCTTTAATATTAAAACCGTATATTTTTTTACAAAAATTGGCTCCTTTTCGATGTTCTTTTAGTGGATCTCCTGCAAAACATTTTATAATTCCATTATTTGGATTAAGAACGTAGTCTATTGTAATATTTAATCCAGATAATTTTCCAGCATCATCTATATCTAATCTTACAGGATTATCATATATCCTACCACATTCAGCATTAGGAGATATGAACATTGAATGATTTTTATTAATTGTTTCATAATATGCAATTCCTGGAAGAACTATTTTATATCCACCCGTGAAACCAGCTATTTCTGATGGAAATATCGATCCTATTCCAATTCTAAAATCTGCATTTAAGAATTCTTTATTAAGCCATACTGGTGTACCATATTTTGTTATCCCTACAAATTCATGAATGCTTTCATCATATGCATCGTGAATTATGATATTATAATTCTTGAATATTTTTGAACCAATTTTTTCTTTAATATATTCTTCCGAGGGTGTTTCATGTGTGCCTTTAGCAAATATTATTTTTATATCTTTTCCATCAATTCTTTTAAGTAAAAATTCTAATGTTTCTGCTGTAGGTGTTGGTCTTGTATGATCATCTATAAGAATTGCAATACTTTTCGCATTTTTTACATTTTTCATAATTCTTTTTTCTATTTTTTTAAGAGCTTCATTAGTATTAATAGATTTTTTAATTTTTGGCATTAATAATTTAACTTTATCACTTTGAATTTCAATATTGACATTTTTAGTCATTAAATCAAATGGGAATTCTACGATCATAAAATTCACCTGAAATATAGAGATTATAAATAAGAGTCTAAAGGATCGATTTTTATAGAAGATTAAAGAGGTAATGGAAGCGTAAATTTGAGAAGTATTTAAACTTTTATAATGGAAGTACTTTTTTAATTTTTAAAATTAACATTTTTTATTCATTTTTTTGAAAAATATTAATAAATATTTTTTAAATTTTGAA encodes the following:
- a CDS encoding uroporphyrinogen decarboxylase family protein: MIPRERVIKAIEHEEPDRVPMSFWSTKEAYENIKNYLNYKDVEENILWASDKAFYISKKLIKRLNLDIVQIHLPPPIDYKPKTWPDGSFEGPTGFRTKKFGLYYEFTVYPTLSDIEDVSDLEDKFYERNKRQLYLFDPNAPRDIKPVVKQAKELYEEGYALSTFSCLFGMVEAPWYYRGMKNWFIDLVKRPKLARKMIELVSKVVIEYDKFVIDTLGDYLTEIIGGGDVATQYSMQYSPKLFREYFEEVERSYVNTIKKKAPHIKLCWHGCGAMRPVINDIIEWGYDILNPIQPYAGINTPFNMDPASLKEEYGDRICFEGAIDIQRVLPFGSIKDVEEEVKKRIKQLAPGGGYILAPSHNFQADTSGEKIVAVYDYAMKYGKYPIKI
- a CDS encoding glutamine amidotransferase, with translation MSIRVLYVGDSVTLIGPIFIASPFIMEIKEFNVSIVAKPLIDVFQKNPEINLRYMTSWDAYSQFPKTVEELKNYDVLILSDVDADTLYFYPEFYMPSEWGKTIAMPNRLKSIREFIKEGGGLIMAGSWFTFSGRYGRGGWQNTPVAEVLPVKILSGDDRVETPEGAKVKVINNKHPIMKDIPWNECPPFLGYNKTLPKENTEILATIGEENDPFIAVWEYGKGRVMVFTSDPCPHWGINFMKWKYYEKFWIQAVKWLAKK
- the tsaA gene encoding tRNA (N6-threonylcarbamoyladenosine(37)-N6)-methyltransferase TrmO; translated protein: MSAHIKIIPIGIIRTSASEEEIKNSYEGVEGIIEIFEEFSTGLEGIDGFSHLIIVFWMNKVSEENRKTLKVKHRRLLRFGFKESELGPEVGVFCTDSPHRPNPIGITIVELINREGRFLKVKGLDAFDGTPVIDIKPYTYDRRVENIKVPTWFENILEKLKIKGIKMKNI
- the larA gene encoding nickel-dependent lactate racemase; this encodes MIVEFPFDLMTKNVNIEIQSDKVKLLMPKIKKSINTNEALKKIEKRIMKNVKNAKSIAILIDDHTRPTPTAETLEFLLKRIDGKDIKIIFAKGTHETPSEEYIKEKIGSKIFKNYNIIIHDAYDESIHEFVGITKYGTPVWLNKEFLNADFRIGIGSIFPSEIAGFTGGYKIVLPGIAYYETINKNHSMFISPNAECGRIYDNPVRLDIDDAGKLSGLNITIDYVLNPNNGIIKCFAGDPLKEHRKGANFCKKIYGFNIKEKYDIVIVSPGGKEDIDFVQAIKAVFTAYKACKKDGKILLIASCRLGHQWPELIEIAEKIKKKNMNKNQLLKEVLKNNVESFAGAVMYKLYDIFINGKPELYIYTNNNKLNNEITTLLNIEAIDNLQDFIDKEINEKLKILAIPYAALTLINS